In one window of Spiroplasma corruscae DNA:
- a CDS encoding lipoprotein, whose amino-acid sequence MKKLLCLLTSMSLVATTSAAVVSCGNSEPATEETNTDKKSDLSTITGDDLKLSPAANDEASAKKAVLDAVNKKFSGKNYVESDLLFSGFNAATSTSNPGSIKVEPAANSTKLKGSASFELAYNDTLSDLSTITGDDLKLSPAANNEALAKKAVLDAVNKKFSGKNYVESDLLFSGFNAATSTSNPGSIKVEPAANSTKLKGSATFSLIFREVVDLSTLPETSKIAPVEDEKQSSAESSIIKQLLINDNLSVEKDIDITFSSFVAPSKSDKKDGSIKVVATSTSKLVKGEVTFTLKEVKEVDLKLVDDLIKGEGDYAMFNPAIYKKGITVPETEVGTKDGVFKLIKSYTEKLLLLASLIGIKITIDQLVNLVDINYFDDDNGTVQHVEGTQIKLAKLTVKSGMAYSIDGYYVRGEINAKIFKQIDINTVITDKTLNISCEKDAELDVLEEVLAEKYNDFITSNNATVDIFGLSGNDTLNYTNGSPESGGTATVILLDSEDDINNFNNLLSGPITLTLNVTITT is encoded by the coding sequence ATGAAAAAATTACTATGTTTATTAACGTCAATGAGTTTAGTTGCAACAACAAGTGCAGCAGTTGTATCTTGTGGAAATAGCGAACCTGCAACTGAGGAAACAAATACAGATAAAAAATCTGATTTAAGCACAATTACTGGAGATGATTTAAAATTATCACCAGCTGCAAATGATGAAGCATCAGCAAAAAAAGCTGTACTCGATGCTGTTAATAAGAAGTTTAGCGGAAAGAACTATGTTGAAAGTGATTTATTATTTAGTGGGTTTAATGCAGCAACAAGCACTAGTAACCCAGGGTCAATTAAAGTTGAACCTGCTGCTAATAGCACAAAGTTAAAAGGATCTGCATCTTTTGAATTAGCTTATAATGATACGTTATCTGATTTAAGCACAATTACTGGAGATGATTTAAAATTATCACCAGCTGCAAATAATGAAGCATTAGCAAAAAAAGCTGTACTTGATGCTGTTAATAAGAAGTTTAGCGGAAAGAATTATGTTGAAAGTGATTTATTATTTAGTGGGTTTAATGCAGCAACAAGCACTAGTAACCCAGGGTCAATTAAAGTTGAACCTGCTGCTAATAGCACAAAGTTAAAAGGATCTGCAACATTCTCACTAATTTTTAGAGAAGTTGTAGATTTAAGTACATTACCAGAAACTTCAAAAATTGCACCTGTAGAAGATGAAAAACAAAGTAGTGCAGAAAGTTCTATAATCAAACAATTATTAATTAATGATAATTTAAGTGTTGAAAAAGACATAGATATTACCTTTAGTAGCTTCGTCGCTCCATCAAAAAGCGATAAAAAAGATGGTTCTATAAAAGTTGTTGCTACTAGCACAAGTAAGTTAGTAAAAGGTGAAGTTACTTTTACATTAAAAGAAGTAAAAGAAGTGGATTTAAAATTAGTTGATGATTTAATAAAAGGTGAAGGCGATTATGCAATGTTTAATCCAGCTATTTATAAAAAAGGCATAACAGTACCTGAAACAGAAGTTGGAACTAAGGATGGAGTATTTAAATTAATTAAATCATATACAGAAAAACTCCTATTATTAGCTTCATTAATAGGTATAAAAATAACTATTGATCAATTAGTTAATTTAGTTGATATAAATTATTTTGATGATGATAATGGCACTGTGCAACATGTTGAAGGTACTCAAATTAAACTTGCAAAATTAACTGTTAAAAGTGGAATGGCTTATTCGATTGATGGGTATTATGTAAGAGGTGAGATAAACGCGAAAATTTTCAAACAAATTGATATAAACACAGTAATAACTGATAAAACATTAAATATTAGTTGTGAAAAAGATGCAGAATTAGATGTGTTAGAAGAAGTATTAGCTGAAAAATATAATGATTTTATTACAAGCAATAATGCTACCGTTGATATTTTTGGTTTAAGTGGTAATGATACTCTTAATTATACTAATGGTTCTCCAGAAAGTGGTGGGACTGCAACAGTAATATTATTAGATTCTGAAGATGACATAAATAACTTTAACAATTTATTATCAGGTCCAATAACATTGACACTTAATGTTACTATAACTACTTAA
- a CDS encoding 3'-5' exoribonuclease YhaM family protein, producing MINELNLENKIVNLTARIERVVLSTGNNGLNYLILHLIDRTGRVEGRLWNVNDEDICNLKAGTIIRIDANINSYRHQLQLKINNYVVINEEEFEEYKLSHDMFSINAPLNINDKFKELLGFVESLKNHSYKKVTLELLKEHEEHYKTYPAAVSIHHNVVGGLFWHSSSMLEAAKALNKVYTFIEIDWDLVYCGVILHDIGKVVELEGKNASEYTPIGKLIGHISIGNNFVFEKARELNIESDDIVKLQHVILSSHGKNEFGSPIEPLLVESIIISTLDSLDARLYRVNEEIKKVSHNNWTPRILSEDGRSFLRHFENVKKN from the coding sequence ATGATAAATGAATTAAATTTAGAAAATAAAATTGTCAATTTAACAGCAAGGATTGAAAGGGTTGTACTATCAACAGGTAATAATGGTTTAAATTATTTGATTTTACATCTAATTGATCGAACTGGAAGAGTTGAAGGTAGACTATGAAATGTAAATGATGAAGATATTTGTAATCTTAAGGCGGGTACTATCATAAGAATTGATGCCAATATTAACAGTTATAGGCATCAACTTCAATTAAAAATTAACAATTATGTAGTAATAAACGAAGAAGAGTTTGAAGAGTACAAATTATCTCACGATATGTTCTCAATTAATGCTCCTCTTAATATAAATGATAAGTTTAAAGAGTTGCTAGGCTTTGTAGAATCGCTTAAAAACCATAGTTATAAGAAAGTTACCTTAGAGCTTTTAAAAGAGCATGAAGAGCATTATAAAACCTATCCAGCAGCAGTTAGTATACATCATAATGTTGTTGGCGGTTTATTTTGACATAGTAGTTCGATGCTGGAAGCGGCAAAGGCACTTAATAAAGTTTATACATTTATTGAAATAGATTGAGATTTAGTATATTGTGGGGTTATTCTACATGACATTGGTAAGGTTGTTGAATTAGAAGGAAAGAACGCTAGTGAGTATACTCCAATTGGGAAACTTATTGGACATATTTCAATTGGTAATAATTTTGTATTTGAAAAAGCAAGAGAGCTAAATATTGAAAGTGATGATATTGTTAAATTACAACATGTTATATTATCAAGTCATGGTAAAAATGAGTTTGGTTCACCAATTGAACCATTATTGGTTGAAAGCATAATAATTTCTACATTAGATAGCCTTGATGCAAGATTATACAGAGTTAATGAAGAAATAAAAAAGGTATCTCATAATAATTGGACACCAAGAATATTATCTGAAGATGGAAGAAGTTTTTTAAGACATTTTGAAAACGTCAAAAAAAATTAG
- a CDS encoding copper homeostasis protein CutC, producing MFLEVIAKSKQDVIDINDSLANRIELCKDLEVGGLTPPYDLIDEVTSISKIPVNVIVRPSSNSFVYSKAEKKQILEDIKFITSTKASGIVFGALTSKNNIDIKFLKKVLKFKKNLTITFHKAFDEVNNFTKSYKKLNSLEIDYILTSGGLDLETGLKVIDLLVNLNLKTKILIGGGINNNNISHAYSISNYIHIGRLARVNNSWDQKIDKQKINAICKIKLEK from the coding sequence ATGTTTTTAGAAGTAATCGCAAAATCAAAACAAGATGTTATTGATATAAATGATTCATTAGCAAATAGAATTGAACTATGTAAGGATTTGGAAGTTGGTGGGTTAACACCCCCATATGATTTAATTGATGAAGTTACTAGTATATCTAAAATTCCTGTAAATGTGATTGTTAGGCCAAGTTCAAATAGCTTCGTATATTCAAAAGCTGAAAAAAAACAAATTTTAGAAGACATTAAATTTATAACGAGTACAAAAGCAAGCGGAATTGTTTTTGGTGCACTTACTTCCAAAAATAATATCGACATAAAATTTCTAAAAAAAGTACTAAAATTTAAAAAAAATCTTACAATCACTTTCCATAAAGCTTTTGATGAAGTAAATAATTTTACTAAAAGTTATAAGAAGTTAAATAGTTTGGAGATAGATTATATCTTGACTTCAGGTGGATTGGATTTAGAAACAGGTCTAAAGGTCATTGACTTATTAGTAAATCTTAATTTAAAGACAAAAATACTAATTGGTGGTGGCATTAATAATAATAATATTAGTCATGCTTATTCAATATCAAATTATATTCATATTGGTAGATTAGCAAGAGTTAACAATTCATGAGATCAAAAAATTGATAAACAAAAAATTAATGCCATTTGTAAAATAAAGTTAGAAAAATAA
- a CDS encoding serine aminopeptidase domain-containing protein: MKMFKDYNLNLILTIVIVSIIFLCLLIVNTRLILVKRIKTKVKPLVKSELVKKKFFRTSDNYQLKWLGEIKKESSHIILGVHDFGMSRKSFIDTEMYINKYYKNISFLSYDQRNFGENENCNKFNYGYLINDLREIIIYLENKYPDKKLILLGEGFGSSLSSYFVNHSYVNKVILSSIYVKQFNKISFSIIIKFLFSFLFTYNIKINNKLYGEDCTNNSQYAKKLGELLQRKKSIKEFMQISKINKKLASNINKKEKSVVFLLPLNDVFISKKWLLTNLRDISNKKFQIIKFEKNKHFLLNDLNNKEIVETILKDI; this comes from the coding sequence ATGAAAATGTTCAAGGATTACAATCTAAACTTAATATTAACAATAGTGATTGTATCAATCATTTTTTTATGTCTGTTAATAGTTAATACAAGATTAATTCTTGTAAAAAGAATAAAAACAAAAGTTAAACCCTTAGTTAAGTCAGAGCTTGTAAAGAAAAAGTTTTTCAGAACAAGTGATAATTACCAATTAAAATGGTTAGGTGAAATTAAAAAAGAGTCAAGTCATATTATATTAGGTGTTCATGATTTTGGAATGAGTAGAAAAAGTTTTATAGATACAGAAATGTATATTAATAAATATTATAAAAATATATCATTTCTATCATATGATCAAAGAAACTTTGGAGAAAATGAAAATTGTAATAAATTTAATTATGGATATCTTATAAATGATTTAAGAGAAATAATTATTTATTTAGAAAATAAATATCCTGATAAAAAACTTATATTATTAGGCGAGGGATTTGGATCTTCTTTATCTTCATATTTTGTTAATCATAGTTATGTTAATAAAGTAATATTAAGTTCAATTTATGTAAAACAGTTTAATAAAATTAGTTTTAGTATAATTATTAAATTCTTGTTTAGTTTTTTATTCACTTATAATATAAAAATAAATAACAAACTTTATGGAGAAGATTGCACAAACAATAGTCAATACGCAAAAAAATTAGGCGAATTATTACAACGAAAAAAGAGCATTAAAGAGTTTATGCAGATTAGCAAGATAAATAAGAAATTAGCTTCGAATATAAATAAGAAAGAAAAGAGTGTTGTATTTCTCTTACCATTAAATGATGTATTTATTTCAAAAAAATGATTATTAACAAACTTAAGAGATATATCAAATAAAAAATTTCAAATAATAAAATTTGAGAAAAATAAACATTTTTTATTAAATGATCTTAACAATAAAGAAATTGTAGAAACAATATTAAAAGATATTTAA
- the metK gene encoding methionine adenosyltransferase codes for MKKYFTSESVSEGHPDKICDQISDAILDACLEQDENSKVACEVFVTGSFLVIGGEITTTAKVDYKEIAKWVINRVGYNDEKTGIDPNHCDIVVKINEQSQDISIGVNKDDMGAGDQGIMFGYATNETSNYMPCAIQLAHDLVHLASKLRKNNKFKYAQPDMKSQVTMDYENYNNPRIDTILMSVQHDDNYNEEEFKEFIKSNIMNVIAKKHNLNTDFNVLINPTGRFVIGGPKSDTGLTGRKIIVDSYGGYSRHGGGAFSGKDPSKVDRSAAYMARYVAKNIVAAGLADQLEIQLSYAIGVSKPISIFIEAFGTNKVPYAIIYKAIEENFDFRVQSIIDTLDLKKPVYFRTSKYGHFGKKEFSWEKLDKVRVLEKYL; via the coding sequence ATGAAAAAGTATTTTACAAGTGAGTCAGTTTCAGAAGGTCATCCAGATAAAATCTGTGATCAAATATCTGATGCTATTTTGGATGCTTGCCTTGAACAAGATGAAAATTCTAAGGTAGCTTGTGAAGTTTTTGTGACGGGAAGTTTTTTAGTGATAGGTGGGGAGATCACTACAACTGCCAAAGTTGATTACAAAGAAATCGCGAAATGAGTTATTAATAGGGTTGGTTATAATGACGAAAAAACTGGTATAGATCCTAATCATTGTGATATAGTAGTTAAAATTAATGAACAATCTCAAGATATATCAATAGGAGTTAATAAAGATGATATGGGCGCTGGTGATCAAGGAATTATGTTCGGTTATGCAACAAACGAAACTTCAAATTATATGCCTTGCGCAATACAATTGGCACATGATTTAGTACATTTAGCTTCAAAATTAAGAAAAAACAATAAGTTTAAATATGCTCAACCAGATATGAAATCACAAGTAACTATGGATTATGAAAATTATAACAATCCAAGAATTGATACTATACTAATGTCAGTTCAACATGATGATAATTATAATGAAGAAGAGTTCAAAGAATTCATTAAATCTAACATAATGAATGTAATTGCTAAAAAACATAACCTTAATACTGACTTTAATGTATTAATTAACCCAACAGGAAGATTTGTAATTGGAGGTCCTAAAAGCGATACCGGACTTACAGGAAGAAAAATTATTGTTGATAGTTATGGTGGATATTCTAGACATGGTGGAGGTGCATTCTCAGGTAAGGACCCTTCAAAAGTTGATAGAAGTGCCGCGTATATGGCGAGATATGTTGCTAAAAATATTGTAGCAGCTGGATTAGCAGACCAACTCGAAATACAGTTAAGTTATGCAATAGGTGTTTCAAAACCGATATCAATTTTTATAGAAGCATTTGGTACAAATAAAGTTCCATATGCCATTATTTACAAAGCAATTGAAGAAAATTTTGACTTTAGAGTTCAATCAATTATTGATACACTAGATTTAAAAAAACCTGTTTATTTCAGAACTAGTAAATATGGGCATTTTGGAAAAAAAGAGTTTAGTTGAGAAAAGTTAGATAAAGTTAGAGTATTGGAAAAATACTTATAA
- a CDS encoding lipoprotein, which yields MKKLIGWLTALSIIGSSSSMVVSCNKDNSWDVRPDKPKLDSNLAKKLLASISGDSSLADIDFGSFFSSDDATKIVVNMINELISRQYSFDSKNKQISDLGWSSKYGKEDNGSIEQSFRDLYSEDTRSIAEDNLFLEYTKALSSNENYDFNIQAKYLYDLNLVSKTSVKLLNDNDGKLSGKTAELDPSNVNDKAIYFKKNGKGKSLLWKYSGEIVPGITDKDEDIQTSNLPTINDLTAEYSKIEEEDKTKFYVDKDCTKRVSAKTALFIRFQQYFESKLLEDINTNLLTKSFLDANMFKIKSEGTSESGVKNGVYLNTASPIFSKTQSWSNNTNEKLKTNVKMVWTVKYDNTKKDLDLESEIKTKLKKFINPANGEMLSPSETSITDILEILSKLGEQSKEETPTNPYNPVIDDSNSYDPYFGQGGFKGFTIYNNDSSIGDSPISGANYESAVKSWNNGPGIILKSPEKYSFTDKDNGNYEEIVVVLPVYMIELLGGSGANIYQIKGKDQADTIDINLGKSVSNKTEFKDIWDRPINEKLHTKDIQDLIADSSKRDSMLNQLKYLVSNDSTSSELAKTSLYSLYLDKDLVYYAGLYNEIGKYIKNEDDYDE from the coding sequence ATGAAAAAACTAATAGGATGACTTACTGCATTAAGTATAATAGGTTCATCATCATCAATGGTAGTATCTTGTAATAAAGATAACTCATGAGATGTTAGACCAGATAAACCAAAACTAGATTCAAATCTTGCTAAGAAACTATTAGCAAGTATTTCTGGTGATTCTTCTCTTGCGGATATTGATTTTGGCTCATTCTTTAGTTCAGATGATGCAACTAAAATTGTTGTAAATATGATTAATGAATTGATATCTAGACAATATAGTTTTGATTCAAAAAATAAACAAATAAGTGACTTAGGTTGAAGCTCAAAATACGGTAAAGAAGATAATGGTTCAATAGAACAATCATTTAGAGATTTGTATTCAGAAGATACTAGATCAATTGCTGAAGATAATTTATTTTTAGAATATACTAAAGCCCTTTCAAGCAATGAAAATTATGACTTTAATATTCAAGCAAAATACTTATATGATTTAAATCTAGTAAGCAAAACAAGCGTAAAACTTCTAAATGATAATGATGGTAAGCTAAGTGGTAAAACTGCTGAATTAGACCCTTCTAATGTAAATGATAAAGCAATTTATTTCAAAAAAAATGGTAAAGGTAAATCGCTTCTTTGAAAATACTCAGGTGAAATAGTTCCTGGTATTACAGATAAAGATGAAGATATACAAACATCAAACTTACCAACTATTAATGATTTGACAGCCGAATATTCAAAAATAGAAGAAGAAGATAAAACTAAGTTCTATGTTGATAAAGATTGTACAAAAAGAGTGTCTGCAAAAACTGCTTTATTTATTAGATTTCAACAATATTTTGAGTCTAAACTATTAGAAGATATTAATACTAACCTACTTACAAAATCATTCTTAGATGCCAATATGTTTAAAATTAAATCTGAAGGCACTAGTGAAAGCGGGGTTAAAAATGGTGTATATTTAAATACAGCATCACCAATTTTCTCTAAAACACAATCTTGAAGTAATAATACTAATGAAAAGTTAAAAACAAATGTTAAAATGGTTTGAACAGTAAAATATGATAATACTAAAAAGGATTTAGATCTTGAAAGTGAAATAAAAACTAAGTTAAAGAAATTTATTAACCCTGCCAATGGTGAAATGTTAAGTCCAAGTGAAACAAGTATTACCGATATATTAGAGATATTGTCAAAATTAGGAGAACAATCAAAAGAAGAAACACCTACTAACCCTTATAACCCTGTTATAGATGATAGTAATTCATATGATCCATATTTTGGTCAAGGTGGTTTTAAAGGATTTACTATTTATAATAATGATAGTTCTATTGGTGATTCGCCTATTTCTGGAGCTAATTACGAGTCTGCTGTAAAAAGTTGAAATAATGGTCCTGGAATTATCTTAAAAAGCCCAGAAAAGTACTCATTTACTGATAAGGATAATGGTAACTACGAAGAAATAGTCGTTGTACTTCCAGTCTATATGATTGAACTATTGGGTGGTAGTGGTGCTAATATATACCAAATAAAAGGTAAAGATCAAGCAGATACAATAGATATAAACTTGGGTAAATCAGTATCAAACAAAACTGAATTTAAAGATATTTGAGATAGACCAATTAACGAAAAATTACATACAAAAGATATTCAAGACTTAATTGCGGATAGTTCAAAAAGGGATTCAATGTTGAACCAATTAAAATATTTGGTTTCAAATGATTCAACTTCTTCAGAACTAGCTAAAACATCACTATATTCATTATATTTAGATAAAGATTTAGTATACTATGCTGGTTTATATAATGAAATTGGTAAATATATCAAGAATGAAGATGACTACGATGAATAA
- a CDS encoding HIT family protein: MENNCIFCKIGSKEIKSNVIYENESTIAFLDLSPNSNGHCLVIPKSHYDNFEEVDLNDAIEVLKTKKHVIKILNKVFNPLGYNYISNQGSEAFQTVFHYHEHIIPKYKKEHGYTFKINKQIDDLETEQIIKKISEFQEN, encoded by the coding sequence ATGGAAAATAATTGTATATTTTGTAAAATCGGTAGCAAGGAAATAAAATCAAATGTAATATATGAAAATGAAAGTACAATAGCTTTCTTAGACTTATCACCCAACTCCAATGGACATTGCTTAGTTATTCCTAAGAGTCATTATGATAACTTTGAAGAAGTAGACTTAAATGACGCTATTGAAGTTTTAAAAACTAAAAAACACGTAATTAAAATTTTAAATAAAGTTTTCAATCCACTTGGATATAATTACATTTCAAATCAAGGTAGTGAAGCATTTCAAACAGTGTTTCATTATCACGAACATATTATTCCTAAATATAAAAAAGAGCATGGATATACTTTTAAAATTAATAAACAAATTGATGATTTAGAAACTGAACAAATTATAAAAAAAATATCTGAATTTCAAGAAAACTAA
- a CDS encoding biotin/lipoyl-containing protein — protein sequence MEFILFNNSKNLKGIVDDVFVKEGQPINKGDLLTTISTQLEKVEIKSPINGVVKNIFIIDSLIVSCNDKLFELVTHDELMELVREPKNINDTLKEGLDEFNYFDNYEEVETTPAVEKLEKKLEEQTIDTNNKNNDQLTFDSSKFNKKSSEVSGIESHILNKNKVQINDSITQELSFFNNTSLGMGEKVIKEDTNNFLARFRDNQENKEAIKNDNNNEKIKFIEKLHQRQNENFDKKQEHQEFRKSVDSISSHEKIVSNEETGVLKNLNSLNEFSKNNVNLDDKKINNNNHKEINSIDLTTNNIEKVSKEEIIKTSISKSSVSLSLDINQLLNLQDILYKPSIDKDVEINVSTLLTKAIVYSMSSSGAFFKNNQKFINIMQKFKNSQKRKCTSINNLGISIFNFKKELDKSNNFNLESKYMIYDFLNFNNYISSCLLNDETIFSISLNNINQLLKNDGLLYNSLSINISFDNNELSFENIMSFIDSFTEVIENPGYLI from the coding sequence ATGGAATTTATTTTATTTAATAATAGTAAAAACTTAAAAGGTATAGTTGATGATGTCTTCGTTAAAGAAGGCCAACCAATAAATAAGGGCGATTTATTGACTACTATTTCAACTCAGTTAGAAAAGGTAGAAATAAAATCTCCAATTAATGGAGTTGTAAAAAATATATTTATAATTGATTCATTGATTGTTTCTTGTAACGATAAGTTATTTGAGTTAGTTACTCATGATGAACTAATGGAACTTGTTAGAGAACCAAAAAATATTAATGATACTCTAAAAGAAGGACTTGATGAATTTAATTATTTTGATAATTATGAAGAAGTTGAAACAACACCAGCTGTTGAAAAACTAGAAAAAAAATTAGAAGAACAAACAATTGATACAAATAATAAAAATAATGACCAATTAACATTTGATTCAAGTAAATTTAATAAAAAAAGTTCTGAAGTTAGTGGTATTGAAAGCCATATTTTGAATAAAAATAAAGTACAAATAAATGATTCTATCACTCAAGAATTAAGTTTTTTTAATAACACATCATTAGGCATGGGTGAAAAAGTAATTAAAGAAGACACTAACAATTTTTTAGCAAGATTTAGAGATAATCAAGAAAATAAAGAAGCTATTAAAAATGATAATAATAATGAAAAAATTAAGTTTATAGAAAAATTGCATCAAAGACAGAATGAAAACTTTGATAAAAAGCAAGAACATCAAGAGTTTAGAAAATCAGTTGATAGTATTAGTTCTCATGAAAAAATAGTATCAAATGAAGAAACTGGTGTTTTGAAAAATTTAAACTCATTAAACGAGTTCTCTAAAAATAATGTCAACTTAGATGATAAGAAAATTAACAATAATAATCATAAAGAAATTAATAGTATTGATTTAACAACAAATAATATTGAGAAAGTATCAAAAGAAGAAATAATTAAAACAAGTATAAGTAAATCTTCAGTAAGTTTATCATTAGATATAAATCAATTACTAAACCTTCAAGACATATTATATAAACCTTCAATTGATAAAGATGTAGAAATTAATGTATCAACACTTCTTACAAAAGCGATAGTTTATTCAATGTCTTCATCTGGTGCATTCTTTAAAAACAACCAAAAATTTATAAATATAATGCAAAAGTTTAAAAATAGCCAAAAAAGAAAATGTACGTCAATAAATAATTTAGGTATTAGTATATTTAATTTTAAGAAAGAGCTTGATAAATCTAATAATTTTAATCTAGAATCAAAATACATGATATATGACTTTCTTAACTTTAATAACTATATATCAAGTTGTTTATTAAATGATGAAACGATTTTTAGTATATCTTTAAATAACATAAATCAATTATTAAAAAATGATGGACTCTTATATAATTCTTTAAGCATAAATATTTCTTTTGATAATAATGAATTAAGTTTTGAAAATATAATGTCCTTTATAGATAGTTTTACAGAAGTAATTGAAAATCCAGGATATTTAATCTAA